The Alkalihalobacillus sp. TS-13 genomic interval TTTCGATCAATGTCCAATTATTCCGTAGTTTTGTCCAGAAATTCCGAAATTTTGTCCAGAAAATCCTGAACCATGTCCAGAGACTCTAATAAGCGTAAAAAAACGCCTTGCACATGCAAGACGTTTTCAACTCATTTATTATGATAAGTTCTGTTGTACTAAACGGTTCACAAGACCACCATCTGCCTTGCCTTTTACTTTAGGCATGATGGCTCCCATCACTTTTCCCATATCCTGTTTCGAAGTTGCTCCCACTTGCTCAATTGTTTCTTTGACAAGTTGGTTGACTTCTTCTTCGGATAATTGTTCAGGGAGATACTCATTGAGTATTGCAATCTCTTGACGTAAGTTTTCGACTAAGTCTTCACGACCAGCCTTCTCGAATTCCTGGAGGGAGTCTTTCCGTTGTTTAACTTCACGTGAAAGAACCGTCAATTCCTCTTCTTCATTCAATTCGTGTCCTAACTTGATCGACTCGTTCTGAAGAGAAGACTTCACCATACGAATGACCGTCAGTCGTTGTTTTTCTTTGTTTTTCATCGCTTGTTTCATATCTTGATTCAAACGGTCAAGAAGACTCAATTAGAACACCCTCTCTTAGTACT includes:
- a CDS encoding GatB/YqeY domain-containing protein, with amino-acid sequence MSLLDRLNQDMKQAMKNKEKQRLTVIRMVKSSLQNESIKLGHELNEEEELTVLSREVKQRKDSLQEFEKAGREDLVENLRQEIAILNEYLPEQLSEEEVNQLVKETIEQVGATSKQDMGKVMGAIMPKVKGKADGGLVNRLVQQNLS